A DNA window from Desulfobacterales bacterium contains the following coding sequences:
- a CDS encoding ribbon-helix-helix domain-containing protein, with protein sequence MGASKIAITIDDKTLKQLDILVKSKFFPNRSKAIQQAVSEKLMRMEKSRLARECAKLDPEFELALAEEGFSSELEEWPEY encoded by the coding sequence ATGGGAGCATCAAAAATCGCTATTACAATTGACGACAAGACGCTTAAACAACTCGATATTCTCGTTAAGTCGAAATTTTTTCCAAACCGCAGCAAAGCTATCCAGCAGGCGGTTTCTGAAAAATTAATGCGCATGGAGAAAAGCCGTCTTGCCCGGGAGTGCGCCAAGCTTGATCCCGAATTCGAACTTGCTTTAGCGGAGGAAGGCTTTTCATCGGAGTTAGAAGAATGGCCGGAATATTAA
- a CDS encoding NYN domain-containing protein, with translation MQQFAYTAGKNATDAAMIIDVMVLLYTQSIDAFAFMTSDSDFTPIVMRILTNGLKVYGFGEKKTPEPFVKACSLFINTENLEISDVEPGKAADTRKDAKHSRNELRGETGLVNILRTAVEQTAEDDGWSHLGRVGQYISNNTSLSPINYGYKKWSDLIRVSDLFEIEMRNNNSVMYIKAKRKQSAK, from the coding sequence ATTCAACAATTTGCCTACACCGCCGGAAAAAACGCGACCGATGCCGCCATGATTATTGACGTCATGGTTTTGCTCTATACCCAGTCGATTGATGCCTTTGCCTTCATGACGAGTGACAGTGATTTTACGCCCATCGTGATGCGCATTCTTACCAACGGCCTGAAAGTCTATGGATTTGGTGAGAAGAAAACGCCGGAGCCTTTTGTGAAAGCCTGTTCGCTGTTTATCAATACCGAAAATCTTGAGATTTCTGATGTGGAACCGGGGAAAGCCGCGGACACGCGAAAAGATGCGAAACACTCACGGAATGAGCTGCGGGGGGAGACGGGGTTAGTCAATATCCTACGAACGGCGGTGGAGCAAACCGCCGAGGATGATGGCTGGTCGCATCTTGGGCGGGTCGGCCAGTATATTTCCAATAATACCTCGTTATCACCAATTAACTATGGGTATAAAAAATGGAGTGATCTGATCCGGGTGAGTGACTTGTTTGAGATTGAGATGCGGAATAATAATTCGGTCATGTATATTAAAGCCAAGCGTAAGCAATCTGCAAAATAG
- a CDS encoding solute carrier family 23 protein, with amino-acid sequence MKFEYSLEQRPPFAKSFLYGLQWAAIAISLIIILGKVAGSLNFSRPADLIVYLQKMFFLTGVTLACQLWWGHRLPVICGPATVLLIGVISSRGFEINAIYSSIMAGGVVLAIIAASGLFGFIQKLFTKRVVATVLMLIALTLTPTILNLITDAKSGVAPLSNLTFALAMISAMFLLHRVLTGVWKSTLIIWSMLLGSGAYLLLFPEAATRSLFSQTSFISGFFSRMTLGLVLEPGVLISFLFCFVALSINDLGSIQSMHALLDLPETGGRVTWGIAITGLANVAAGFFGVLGIVNFSLSPGVIASTGCASRFALLPAAAIMGLLAFFPGFIGVIAYVPSVLIGCVLTYILSSQIAAALVVAFQAETGGSFEFNSGLVIGLPVLLGTVVAFLPGAVIATFPAVLGPILGNGFVVGVAAVLALEHVVFKR; translated from the coding sequence ATGAAATTCGAATACAGCCTGGAGCAGCGCCCGCCCTTTGCCAAATCATTTCTTTACGGCCTTCAATGGGCGGCCATCGCGATCTCCCTGATCATTATCCTCGGAAAAGTGGCCGGCAGTCTGAATTTCAGCCGGCCGGCCGATTTGATCGTCTACCTCCAGAAGATGTTTTTTCTGACGGGGGTCACCCTTGCCTGCCAGTTATGGTGGGGCCATCGCCTGCCGGTGATCTGCGGACCTGCGACGGTGCTGCTCATCGGCGTTATCTCCAGTCGGGGTTTTGAAATCAATGCCATCTATTCGTCGATCATGGCCGGGGGGGTGGTCCTTGCCATAATCGCCGCCAGCGGCCTGTTCGGCTTCATCCAGAAACTTTTTACCAAAAGGGTCGTCGCCACGGTTTTGATGCTGATCGCCCTTACCCTCACCCCCACGATCCTCAACCTGATAACCGACGCGAAAAGCGGCGTGGCGCCGCTATCCAATCTTACCTTCGCTCTGGCCATGATCTCGGCGATGTTCCTGCTTCACCGGGTGCTGACCGGGGTCTGGAAATCAACCCTGATCATCTGGTCCATGCTCCTGGGCAGCGGGGCTTACCTTCTGTTGTTTCCGGAAGCCGCGACCCGGAGCCTGTTTTCCCAGACGTCATTCATTTCCGGATTTTTCAGCCGGATGACCCTGGGTTTAGTTTTAGAGCCGGGTGTGCTGATTTCTTTTCTTTTCTGCTTTGTGGCGCTGTCGATCAACGATCTCGGATCGATCCAGTCGATGCACGCCCTGCTGGATCTTCCGGAAACGGGCGGCCGGGTGACCTGGGGGATTGCGATTACCGGACTGGCAAATGTCGCTGCCGGTTTTTTCGGGGTCCTGGGGATTGTGAACTTTTCGCTGAGCCCCGGGGTGATCGCGTCCACCGGCTGCGCCTCACGCTTCGCCCTTCTGCCCGCAGCGGCGATCATGGGGCTCCTGGCGTTTTTTCCGGGCTTTATCGGTGTTATCGCCTATGTCCCCTCGGTGCTCATCGGCTGTGTGCTGACCTATATTCTTTCCTCCCAGATTGCCGCTGCCCTTGTGGTGGCGTTTCAGGCTGAAACCGGCGGCAGCTTTGAATTCAACAGCGGCCTGGTGATCGGTCTCCCGGTGCTGCTGGGCACCGTGGTCGCCTTTCTGCCGGGGGCGGTCATCGCTACCTTTCCCGCAGTTCTCGGACCGATTCTGGGAAACGGCTTCGTGGTGGGCGTTGCGGCGGTGCTCGCGCTGGAACATGTGGTCTTTAAACGCTGA
- the mraZ gene encoding division/cell wall cluster transcriptional repressor MraZ, whose translation MFRGSSFHTLDAKGRIIVPARFRDIIRANGDGVMVSRMDSCLLAYTFPEWHRIESRILALSEKSETMRRFRRVFIGGAFECTCDKQERILVPPSLRQYAELDKEIVLVGVLDHFEIWARDRWDSENTHMEDDMTKEVVRNEIAKLGL comes from the coding sequence ATGTTTCGCGGAAGTTCCTTTCATACCCTTGACGCAAAGGGACGCATTATCGTGCCGGCCCGCTTTCGGGATATCATCCGGGCCAATGGCGACGGGGTCATGGTGTCCCGGATGGACAGCTGTCTGCTGGCCTATACCTTCCCTGAATGGCACCGGATTGAGAGCCGGATCCTGGCCCTGTCCGAAAAGAGCGAAACCATGCGCCGGTTCAGACGGGTGTTCATCGGGGGCGCTTTTGAATGCACCTGCGACAAGCAGGAACGGATCCTAGTTCCCCCATCCCTGCGGCAATATGCGGAGCTGGACAAGGAAATCGTCCTGGTGGGGGTGTTGGATCACTTTGAAATATGGGCCCGCGACAGATGGGATAGCGAAAATACCCACATGGAAGACGACATGACCAAGGAGGTTGTCCGCAACGAAATCGCAAAACTGGGGCTTTAA
- the rsmH gene encoding 16S rRNA (cytosine(1402)-N(4))-methyltransferase RsmH — MPYRHIPVMPAEVLHYLDCRPGTIHVDGTLGGAGHAVMVLEKIMPGGLLIGIDQDRDAIQNAETVLGDHAADVRLFQGNFVRLPDFLSQLNIAGVDSILLDLGISLYQIESSGRGFSFMTDEPLDMRMDVTARTKAEDIINGAEEKNLRKIFQEYGEERWARQIARNIVAGRKEKKITSSRQLAEIVKSAVPRKASLSQRIHPATRVFMALRIAVNQELEVLASFLDGAMDFLNPKGRLCIISFHSLEDRIVKHRFKAMEKGCSCPPRFPQCVCGRTKLVRSLTPKVVRPTDAEVRKNPMARSARLRAFEKL; from the coding sequence ATGCCCTATCGACACATCCCCGTTATGCCGGCGGAAGTTCTGCATTATCTCGACTGCCGACCAGGGACAATCCATGTCGATGGGACCCTGGGGGGCGCTGGCCATGCGGTGATGGTTTTAGAAAAAATTATGCCGGGCGGGTTGTTGATCGGCATTGATCAGGACCGGGATGCCATCCAAAACGCCGAAACGGTTCTGGGCGACCATGCCGCTGATGTTCGGCTGTTTCAGGGAAACTTTGTGCGGCTCCCTGATTTTCTGTCGCAACTCAATATCGCCGGGGTCGACAGCATCCTTTTGGATCTTGGCATTTCGCTCTACCAGATTGAATCCAGCGGCCGGGGGTTTAGCTTCATGACGGACGAACCGCTCGATATGCGCATGGATGTCACAGCACGCACCAAAGCTGAAGATATTATCAATGGCGCGGAGGAAAAAAATCTTAGGAAGATTTTCCAGGAATACGGGGAGGAACGCTGGGCGCGGCAGATTGCCCGGAATATTGTAGCGGGGAGAAAAGAGAAAAAAATCACCTCGAGCCGACAGTTGGCAGAAATTGTAAAGAGCGCTGTTCCCAGAAAGGCATCCCTTTCTCAACGGATTCATCCTGCAACGCGTGTATTCATGGCGCTGCGAATTGCCGTCAACCAGGAACTCGAAGTGTTGGCGTCATTTCTGGATGGCGCAATGGATTTCCTGAATCCGAAGGGCCGTCTCTGTATCATCTCGTTCCATTCCCTGGAAGACCGCATCGTCAAGCACCGCTTCAAAGCCATGGAAAAGGGATGCAGCTGTCCGCCGCGATTTCCGCAATGCGTCTGTGGTCGAACAAAATTGGTGCGGTCCCTGACGCCGAAGGTTGTAAGGCCGACAGATGCAGAAGTTCGTAAAAATCCCATGGCCAGGAGCGCCCGCTTGCGGGCCTTTGAAAAACTTTAG
- a CDS encoding cell division protein FtsL — protein MAAKPNRKIQPQQSIGVWIVLLVVLISEMLLYTWSRVQCTRLGYGISVAIEKQRELLLLQNNLKIELARLKSPDRITKIAREQLGLRQPKPEQTVIIP, from the coding sequence ATGGCAGCCAAACCCAACCGAAAAATCCAACCGCAGCAATCCATCGGCGTGTGGATTGTGTTGCTGGTGGTCTTGATCTCGGAGATGCTGCTGTATACTTGGAGCCGGGTCCAGTGCACGCGCCTGGGATATGGCATATCCGTCGCCATTGAAAAGCAGCGGGAGCTGCTGCTGTTGCAAAACAATTTGAAAATCGAACTGGCGCGTCTGAAGTCGCCCGACCGCATCACCAAAATCGCCAGGGAGCAGCTGGGACTAAGACAGCCAAAACCGGAGCAAACAGTCATTATCCCATGA
- a CDS encoding penicillin-binding protein 2 — protein sequence MKATENSHLKYIGLRTFLVGLMFTLLFGAIGAKAMVVQVFRGPWLSQKAADQYEASFQPYGKRGTIYDRNHKEMAVSIEVTSIAAHPQLMENHRAAAKALAAKLKLKEGALYRQLASKKPFVWIKRQATPKETEAVRALKLSGIVFKPEQNRFYPNRSIAAQVLGFSGIDGNGLEGVEYYYDDYLKSTNGNLTVLRDALGREIVAEKDIAPDQSGKNIILTIDRTIQYIAESTLADTVKEFEAVSGVAIVMVPKTGAVLALAHVPLFNSNTYQDFSQQQWRNRAITDPFEPGSTMKIFSAAAAIERGNSTPNSIYFCENGEYRIGSNIIHDTRPYGWLSLQQIVKYSSNIGIAKVGELMGAETLFMTLRDFGFGEKTGIDSPGETSGSLSSHKYWSKIDAGAIAFGQGISVSAIQLAAAVGAIANDGILMRPYILQAITDNNGRLIRSTQPQAVRKAISPQTARVIKKILQTVTQEGGTGTDAAIEGFTVAGKTGTAQKTDESGTYAKGKYIASFVGFTPVENPEIAILVMVNEPKKHHYGGTVAAPAFKKIAIETLNYLNITPDKSKHNLTAALQDEVNG from the coding sequence ATGAAAGCGACAGAGAACAGCCATTTAAAATATATCGGGTTGCGCACCTTTCTGGTGGGCCTGATGTTTACCCTTCTTTTCGGCGCCATCGGGGCAAAAGCAATGGTCGTCCAGGTCTTCCGGGGCCCGTGGTTATCCCAAAAAGCGGCCGATCAATATGAAGCCTCCTTTCAGCCTTATGGAAAGCGCGGCACCATCTATGACCGCAACCACAAGGAAATGGCCGTTAGTATAGAGGTGACCTCCATCGCCGCTCATCCGCAACTTATGGAAAATCATAGGGCTGCGGCCAAAGCGCTGGCCGCTAAATTAAAACTGAAAGAAGGCGCACTTTACCGCCAGTTAGCTTCCAAAAAGCCGTTTGTCTGGATCAAACGCCAGGCGACCCCCAAAGAAACCGAAGCCGTCCGGGCGCTGAAACTCAGCGGCATCGTATTCAAGCCTGAGCAGAACCGTTTTTATCCCAACCGTTCAATCGCCGCCCAGGTCCTAGGGTTTTCCGGAATCGACGGCAACGGGTTGGAAGGGGTCGAGTACTATTACGATGACTATCTGAAGAGTACCAATGGAAACCTGACGGTTCTGCGGGACGCGCTGGGTCGCGAAATCGTTGCCGAAAAAGACATTGCACCGGATCAAAGCGGGAAAAATATCATTTTAACCATCGACCGGACCATTCAATACATCGCTGAAAGCACGCTGGCCGATACGGTCAAGGAATTTGAGGCCGTCTCAGGGGTAGCTATCGTGATGGTGCCCAAAACAGGCGCCGTTCTGGCCCTGGCGCACGTGCCGCTTTTCAACTCCAATACTTATCAGGATTTCAGTCAGCAGCAATGGCGCAACCGGGCGATTACAGACCCCTTTGAACCCGGCTCGACCATGAAGATATTCAGCGCCGCCGCCGCCATCGAGCGGGGCAACAGCACCCCCAATTCCATTTACTTTTGCGAAAACGGTGAGTACCGCATCGGCAGCAACATTATCCATGACACCCGCCCCTACGGCTGGCTGTCGTTGCAGCAGATCGTCAAATATTCCAGCAACATCGGTATTGCCAAAGTGGGTGAACTGATGGGTGCGGAAACCCTTTTCATGACCCTGCGCGATTTCGGGTTCGGCGAAAAAACAGGGATCGACAGCCCGGGGGAGACCTCCGGCAGTCTGTCCTCTCACAAGTACTGGTCCAAAATAGATGCCGGCGCCATTGCCTTTGGCCAGGGCATTTCAGTGTCCGCCATCCAACTGGCAGCAGCCGTCGGCGCCATTGCCAACGACGGCATCCTGATGCGGCCTTACATCCTCCAGGCCATAACGGACAATAACGGTCGCTTGATACGGAGCACACAGCCCCAGGCGGTTCGCAAAGCGATTTCGCCCCAAACGGCCCGGGTCATAAAAAAGATCCTGCAAACCGTGACGCAGGAAGGAGGAACCGGTACCGATGCCGCCATTGAAGGGTTTACGGTCGCCGGCAAGACCGGAACCGCCCAGAAAACGGATGAGAGCGGCACCTACGCCAAAGGAAAATATATTGCATCTTTTGTCGGCTTTACACCGGTTGAAAATCCGGAGATTGCGATTCTGGTGATGGTCAACGAACCCAAGAAACACCACTATGGCGGGACTGTCGCAGCCCCGGCGTTTAAAAAAATTGCCATTGAAACATTGAACTATCTCAACATAACCCCGGACAAGAGCAAGCACAATTTAACGGCTGCCCTTCAGGATGAGGTCAACGGGTGA
- a CDS encoding UDP-N-acetylmuramoyl-L-alanyl-D-glutamate--2,6-diaminopimelate ligase — translation MKLSGLLKTDAPSPDSDTTVVTVPLGLESMPDADPEISTIHYRAQDVQSSGLFVAIPGLAVDGHTYIDAAIDRGAAAIVAQRPVQKNIVTVQVQNTRKALARIAGRFYQNPSQGLCMIGITGTNGKTTTAFLIESILAAAGYSVGVIGTIDYRFAGRHYENPVTTPESLDLQRILALMRQQGVSHVVLEVSSHAIDLHRILGCQFDIGVFTNLTQDHLDYHGDMSHYWGCKKKFFTDHLSTGPKKEKAVAVVCADHPEGEELLAALDIKTLSTGYSQSCLIKPDHTAVDLSGISADISFPTGRIKLKSALIGAHNLENMLCAVGVGLALNIPPETIRTGIESLTHVPGRLEHIANTVDRFVYVDYAHTPDALRNVLSALRLISENRIICVFGCGGDRDRSKRPLMGEIAGRICDLSIITSDNPRTEDPIRIISQVRDGIRLTSAAEFSAAEIASGFGKKGFVVEPDRKAAIRLGLSVSRPGDIILIAGKGHETYQIVGKQKQPFDDRSEARQALATLGEGSVESAATRTVNG, via the coding sequence GTGAAACTCTCCGGTTTATTAAAAACAGATGCACCATCCCCGGACAGCGATACCACTGTCGTGACGGTTCCCTTGGGATTGGAATCAATGCCGGATGCCGACCCTGAGATCAGCACCATCCATTATCGCGCCCAGGATGTGCAGTCGTCGGGACTTTTTGTCGCCATCCCCGGCCTGGCGGTGGACGGCCACACCTATATTGATGCGGCCATCGACAGGGGCGCCGCCGCTATTGTGGCCCAGCGGCCGGTTCAAAAAAATATTGTGACGGTTCAGGTTCAAAACACGCGAAAAGCCCTGGCCCGAATCGCCGGCCGATTCTACCAGAACCCGTCCCAAGGGCTGTGCATGATCGGCATCACCGGCACCAACGGCAAGACAACCACGGCATTTTTAATTGAAAGCATCCTTGCGGCCGCCGGTTATTCCGTCGGCGTGATTGGAACCATCGACTACCGCTTCGCCGGCAGACATTATGAGAACCCGGTTACAACACCGGAATCCCTTGACCTGCAGCGAATTCTGGCCCTAATGCGACAGCAGGGTGTCAGCCATGTGGTCCTGGAAGTGTCATCCCACGCCATTGATCTTCACCGCATCCTCGGCTGTCAATTCGACATCGGCGTGTTTACCAATCTCACCCAGGACCATCTGGATTATCATGGCGACATGTCGCACTACTGGGGCTGCAAGAAAAAATTTTTCACGGACCATTTAAGCACCGGACCCAAAAAGGAAAAAGCGGTTGCCGTTGTCTGCGCCGATCATCCTGAAGGCGAAGAACTGCTGGCCGCCCTCGACATCAAAACCCTGTCCACCGGATATTCCCAAAGCTGTCTGATCAAACCCGATCATACGGCTGTGGATCTATCCGGCATCAGCGCCGACATTTCTTTTCCCACCGGACGCATTAAACTCAAATCCGCATTGATCGGCGCCCATAATCTGGAGAATATGCTGTGCGCCGTGGGCGTGGGGCTGGCCCTGAATATCCCCCCTGAAACAATCCGCACCGGCATCGAAAGCCTGACGCATGTGCCGGGACGGTTGGAACACATCGCAAATACCGTTGACCGCTTTGTGTATGTTGATTATGCCCATACACCGGATGCCCTCAGGAATGTCCTATCGGCGCTGCGATTAATATCCGAAAACAGAATCATCTGCGTGTTTGGCTGCGGCGGGGATCGGGACAGGAGCAAGCGGCCCCTGATGGGTGAAATTGCCGGACGCATATGCGATCTTTCCATTATCACGTCGGACAATCCGCGCACAGAGGATCCGATCCGTATTATCAGCCAGGTCCGCGACGGCATCCGTTTGACATCCGCGGCTGAATTCAGCGCGGCTGAAATTGCATCCGGTTTCGGCAAAAAAGGGTTTGTGGTGGAACCGGACCGCAAAGCGGCCATCCGTCTGGGGCTCTCGGTTTCAAGGCCCGGCGATATCATTTTAATTGCCGGTAAAGGCCATGAAACCTATCAAATCGTGGGAAAACAAAAGCAGCCGTTTGATGATCGCAGCGAAGCCCGTCAGGCCCTGGCAACCCTCGGCGAGGGCTCGGTAGAATCTGCTGCAACCAGAACTGTTAATGGTTGA
- a CDS encoding UDP-N-acetylmuramoyl-tripeptide--D-alanyl-D-alanine ligase, producing the protein MMLQDSPSVSGPIPWTTADLLAATGGDLLSGDMRQFFGDISIDSRSIAAGSLFVAIRGQVHDGHRFIPQALAAGVRGIIVDGSMRETLALDILKKQGVVVIAVKNTTRALGDLAGFNRKRAGISVVAITGSNGKTSTKEMTAAVVAQRFRALATSGNLNNEIGLPLTLLKLEPRHQWAVLELGMNHAGEIRRLAEICRPDVGIITNIGRAHLEGLGSLDGVMRAKGELLEKINPGGRAVLNADDPRVMELAKKTDLAVTFFGFSEDAAVRALAVKSTAATVSFRLILPAEEINITLAAAGRFMVYNALAAAGVGLTLGFSAAEIKTGLESFKAVGGRMNIIQTRKNVSVVDDTYNANPASMQAAIAALGELKGNKRGILVIGDMLELGHGSETLHREIGAFSARAHTDRLYLTGDYAEAVKAGALEGGTDAGTIFSGTHAEILADLTGRLKTGDWVLVKGSRGMAMEKIVIGLKVWGDTQ; encoded by the coding sequence ATGATGTTACAAGATAGTCCTTCGGTCTCCGGGCCGATCCCCTGGACGACAGCCGACCTGCTGGCGGCCACCGGCGGCGACCTGTTGAGCGGGGATATGCGGCAGTTCTTTGGGGACATTTCCATCGATTCCCGCAGCATCGCCGCCGGCAGTTTGTTTGTCGCCATCCGGGGCCAGGTCCATGACGGTCATCGGTTCATACCCCAAGCGTTGGCCGCAGGCGTTCGCGGCATTATCGTGGACGGATCAATGCGCGAAACCCTGGCCCTCGATATCTTAAAAAAGCAAGGGGTTGTTGTGATTGCCGTAAAGAATACCACCCGGGCTTTGGGTGATCTGGCAGGATTTAACCGCAAGCGGGCCGGGATTTCCGTTGTTGCCATCACCGGATCAAACGGCAAGACCTCCACCAAGGAAATGACGGCCGCGGTGGTCGCCCAACGATTTCGGGCCCTAGCCACCAGCGGCAATTTAAACAATGAAATCGGACTGCCGCTGACGCTCCTGAAGCTTGAGCCCCGGCATCAATGGGCGGTGCTTGAACTGGGCATGAACCACGCCGGTGAAATCCGCCGGCTGGCGGAAATCTGCCGGCCGGATGTGGGCATCATAACCAATATCGGCCGTGCGCATCTGGAGGGATTGGGGTCCTTAGACGGCGTCATGCGGGCCAAGGGGGAACTTCTGGAAAAAATAAACCCGGGGGGAAGGGCCGTCTTAAATGCCGATGACCCCCGGGTGATGGAACTGGCGAAAAAAACAGATCTGGCCGTCACGTTTTTCGGCTTTTCCGAAGATGCGGCTGTCCGCGCTCTGGCAGTCAAAAGCACCGCTGCGACCGTCAGCTTCCGCCTGATTCTGCCGGCCGAAGAAATCAACATCACCCTGGCTGCTGCCGGACGATTTATGGTTTACAACGCCCTGGCCGCCGCAGGGGTCGGTTTAACCTTGGGATTTTCAGCAGCGGAAATCAAGACCGGCCTGGAAAGTTTCAAGGCTGTCGGCGGCCGCATGAACATCATTCAAACCCGGAAAAACGTTTCCGTCGTCGATGATACCTATAACGCCAATCCGGCGTCCATGCAGGCGGCCATCGCCGCTTTAGGCGAATTGAAGGGAAACAAACGCGGCATCCTGGTGATAGGCGACATGCTGGAGCTTGGCCACGGGTCTGAAACCCTTCACAGAGAGATCGGTGCGTTCAGCGCCCGGGCCCACACCGACCGGCTGTATCTCACCGGAGACTACGCCGAAGCCGTTAAGGCCGGCGCACTGGAAGGGGGGACGGACGCCGGGACCATATTCAGCGGCACTCATGCAGAAATCCTGGCGGATCTGACCGGGCGCCTGAAAACAGGCGACTGGGTCTTGGTGAAGGGCTCCAGGGGCATGGCAATGGAAAAAATCGTCATCGGCCTCAAGGTCTGGGGAGATACGCAATAA
- the mraY gene encoding phospho-N-acetylmuramoyl-pentapeptide-transferase encodes MFYYFLYPLSSTLSVLNVFRYITFRTIYASLTAFLICFLLGPWAIRKLSSLQVGQYIRDDGPQSHLTKAGTPTMGGALIIFSIALSTLLWADLTNAYVWIVLLVTVGFGTIGFTDDYLKLVKKQSKGLGARSKFLAQSVLALATGLLVYWSLDFNTIVTIPFFKKVSPDLGWGYILFAAFVIVGTSNAVNLTDGLDGLAIGPAIIVAATYMIFAYVAGHVRIADYLQINYVAGSGELAVFCGAIAGAGVGFLWFNTYPAQIFMGDVGSLSLGAAIGSVAVITKQEILLVLVGGLFVIEALSVIFQVAFFKMTHGRRIFRMAPLHHHFELKGWAEPKVIVRFWIIAIILALIAMSTLKLR; translated from the coding sequence ATGTTTTATTATTTTTTATATCCGCTGAGCTCCACCCTGTCGGTGTTAAACGTTTTTCGTTACATCACGTTCCGGACGATCTACGCCAGCCTGACGGCCTTTCTCATTTGTTTTCTGCTGGGGCCCTGGGCCATCCGAAAATTAAGCAGCCTGCAGGTGGGGCAATATATCCGCGATGACGGCCCGCAGTCCCATCTTACCAAGGCCGGCACGCCCACCATGGGGGGCGCGTTGATCATCTTTTCAATTGCGCTGTCCACGCTCCTGTGGGCCGACCTGACCAACGCCTATGTCTGGATCGTCCTGCTGGTGACGGTGGGCTTCGGCACCATCGGTTTTACCGATGATTATTTAAAGCTGGTCAAAAAACAGAGTAAAGGGCTGGGGGCGCGCAGCAAATTCCTGGCGCAATCCGTTCTGGCCCTTGCCACCGGTCTGCTGGTCTATTGGAGCCTCGACTTTAATACAATTGTAACCATTCCATTTTTTAAAAAAGTTTCACCGGATCTCGGCTGGGGTTACATTCTTTTTGCGGCGTTTGTGATCGTGGGCACTTCCAATGCGGTCAATTTAACCGACGGGCTGGACGGCTTGGCCATCGGACCGGCCATCATCGTGGCGGCAACCTATATGATCTTCGCCTATGTGGCCGGGCATGTCCGGATTGCAGACTATCTACAGATCAATTATGTCGCCGGCAGCGGCGAACTGGCGGTTTTCTGCGGCGCCATCGCCGGCGCCGGGGTCGGATTTCTGTGGTTCAACACCTACCCGGCCCAGATTTTTATGGGGGACGTGGGGTCGCTCTCCCTGGGAGCGGCCATCGGTTCGGTCGCGGTCATTACCAAGCAGGAAATTCTGCTGGTCCTGGTGGGCGGGCTTTTTGTCATCGAAGCCCTATCGGTCATCTTTCAAGTGGCTTTTTTTAAAATGACCCACGGCCGCCGCATATTCAGGATGGCGCCCCTGCATCATCACTTTGAACTAAAAGGGTGGGCCGAGCCCAAAGTGATCGTCCGCTTCTGGATCATTGCGATTATCCTGGCACTGATTGCCATGAGTACGTTGAAGTTGAGGTAA